A region from the Agrobacterium cucumeris genome encodes:
- the uraH gene encoding hydroxyisourate hydrolase: MTGLTTHVLDAAHGVPAEGLTIELYRLSGDRREKLKTVKTNSDGRVDGGPLLVGESFKAGEYELVFHAGDYLRGRGVVLPEPAFLDIIPIRFGIADESGHYHVPLLLSPYSYSTYRGS, encoded by the coding sequence ATGACCGGTCTGACCACCCATGTTCTCGATGCCGCCCATGGCGTGCCGGCTGAGGGACTGACGATCGAGCTTTACCGGCTCTCCGGTGATCGCCGCGAGAAGCTGAAGACGGTGAAGACCAATAGTGACGGCCGTGTGGATGGCGGGCCGCTGCTGGTCGGAGAGAGCTTCAAGGCCGGCGAATATGAGCTGGTTTTCCATGCCGGCGATTATCTGCGCGGCAGGGGCGTTGTGCTGCCTGAACCGGCCTTTCTCGACATTATCCCGATCCGCTTCGGCATTGCCGATGAGAGCGGCCACTACCACGTGCCGCTTCTGCTTTCGCCCTATAGCTATTCCACCTATCGAGGAAGCTGA
- a CDS encoding Txe/YoeB family addiction module toxin, whose amino-acid sequence MQQKGSIALGWSHEGWEDYLHWQKYDRKMLERINELIKDCRRHPFEGIGKPEPLRFQLKGLWSRRISQEHRLVYELRGEGEKAVLIIHQCRFHY is encoded by the coding sequence ATGCAGCAAAAGGGCTCGATTGCTCTCGGCTGGAGCCACGAAGGCTGGGAAGACTATCTTCACTGGCAGAAATACGATCGAAAGATGCTTGAACGCATCAACGAACTCATAAAAGACTGCCGGCGGCATCCATTCGAGGGCATCGGAAAACCCGAACCCCTGCGTTTCCAGTTGAAGGGCCTCTGGTCACGCCGGATCTCGCAAGAGCATCGCCTTGTTTATGAGCTTCGCGGCGAAGGTGAAAAGGCAGTACTGATCATTCATCAATGCCGTTTCCACTATTGA
- a CDS encoding NAD(P)/FAD-dependent oxidoreductase, with the protein MANADSPAFEQGQSPRLPGSVPLLIVGGGIMGLWAAVKAERLGIDTLLVEAEQLGSGASGGLLGALMPHMPDRWSDKKQFQFDALVALETEIAGLEAETGLSAGYRRCGRIIPLPKPHLRDIAERHERDAGENWVSGERRFHWHVGERPSVADWVDDAAGQAGFVLDTLAARVSPRAMIALLSAFLRKAHHVRVAERCSVVSLDPKAGRAMLSSGDEVAFGHVVVANGHGSFPLLRDAMGLEAGVALGQAVKGQAALLDAAADPAMPVVFLNGLYIVPHEDGTVAIGSTSEDCFSEPFSTDEKLEKLLAEACSVVPSLAHARVLERWAGLRPKAVGRDPMVGSVAGYPKLVALSGGFKVSFGLAHFLADAALQTVCGETADVPAGFRLQQHVNIAVTDFRKC; encoded by the coding sequence ATGGCTAATGCCGATAGTCCTGCTTTCGAACAGGGTCAATCTCCAAGATTGCCGGGCTCCGTGCCGCTCCTCATCGTTGGTGGCGGCATTATGGGGCTCTGGGCCGCCGTCAAGGCGGAACGGCTCGGAATAGACACCCTTCTGGTGGAGGCGGAGCAGCTTGGCAGCGGGGCGAGCGGCGGGCTGCTTGGCGCCTTGATGCCGCATATGCCGGACCGATGGTCGGACAAGAAGCAGTTCCAGTTCGATGCGCTTGTGGCGCTGGAAACGGAAATTGCCGGGCTGGAGGCCGAGACCGGGCTTTCGGCCGGTTATCGCCGTTGCGGCCGGATCATTCCTTTGCCGAAACCGCATCTGCGGGACATCGCGGAGCGGCACGAACGGGATGCCGGGGAAAACTGGGTGTCGGGTGAGCGCCGGTTCCACTGGCATGTCGGCGAAAGACCTTCGGTGGCAGACTGGGTGGACGATGCGGCAGGGCAGGCCGGCTTTGTGCTGGACACGCTGGCGGCGAGGGTTTCGCCGCGCGCGATGATCGCCCTTCTCTCGGCGTTTCTCCGCAAGGCGCACCACGTGCGGGTGGCGGAACGGTGCTCGGTGGTTTCGCTCGACCCAAAAGCAGGGCGGGCGATGTTATCTTCGGGAGATGAGGTTGCCTTCGGCCATGTTGTCGTCGCCAACGGACATGGTTCTTTTCCCCTGCTTCGTGACGCGATGGGTCTGGAGGCCGGTGTTGCACTCGGGCAGGCAGTGAAGGGGCAGGCGGCGCTTCTTGATGCGGCGGCCGATCCGGCCATGCCCGTCGTCTTCCTCAACGGTCTTTACATCGTGCCGCATGAGGATGGCACCGTCGCCATCGGCAGTACCAGCGAAGATTGTTTTTCTGAGCCTTTCAGCACCGACGAAAAGCTGGAAAAGCTGCTTGCAGAAGCATGTAGCGTGGTACCATCGCTTGCCCACGCACGGGTTCTGGAACGGTGGGCCGGCCTGCGGCCGAAGGCGGTCGGCAGAGACCCGATGGTGGGGTCGGTTGCCGGTTATCCGAAGCTTGTCGCGCTTTCGGGTGGCTTCAAGGTCAGCTTCGGTCTTGCCCATTTTCTTGCCGATGCGGCCTTGCAAACCGTGTGCGGGGAAACAGCTGACGTACCCGCCGGGTTTCGCCTTCAACAACACGTGAATATTGCCGTCACGGACTTTAGAAAGTGCTGA
- a CDS encoding ureidoglycolate lyase: MTDFLDIKPLTKQAFASFGDVIEITPSSMRHINGGQTERHHALAAPEAAGEGARIILNIFRGQPRVFPHKIEMMERHPLGSQSFSPLSGRPFIVVVAEDDGGRPARPQVFLARGDQGVNYRRNVWHYPLMPLQAVSDFLVADREGPGNNLEEHFFDEPFMIAEPNP; the protein is encoded by the coding sequence TTGACCGATTTTCTCGACATAAAACCCCTTACCAAGCAAGCATTCGCATCCTTCGGCGATGTGATCGAAATCACGCCTTCCTCCATGCGGCACATCAATGGCGGCCAGACCGAGCGGCACCATGCGCTTGCCGCACCCGAGGCGGCGGGCGAGGGCGCACGCATCATCCTCAATATTTTCCGTGGGCAGCCGCGGGTGTTCCCGCACAAGATCGAAATGATGGAGCGGCATCCGCTCGGCAGCCAGAGTTTTTCGCCGCTGTCCGGCAGGCCTTTCATCGTCGTCGTTGCGGAAGATGACGGAGGCCGTCCGGCCCGGCCGCAGGTGTTTCTGGCGCGCGGGGACCAGGGTGTGAATTACCGCCGCAATGTCTGGCATTATCCGCTGATGCCGTTGCAGGCGGTTTCTGATTTTCTGGTTGCCGACCGGGAAGGGCCGGGCAACAATCTGGAAGAGCATTTTTTCGATGAGCCCTTCATGATCGCGGAGCCCAACCCATGA
- the puuE gene encoding allantoinase PuuE, which translates to MISDNYSRNLVGYGRNVPDPKWPGGARIAVQFVINYEEGGESCILDNDKASESLLSEIVGAQPWPGQRNLNMESIYEYGSRAGFWRLWRMFTSLGVTTTVYGVTAAMARNPEAVAAMKEAGWEIASHGYRWLEYKDFSEEEERKHITEAVRLHKEVTGERPYGMYQGKPSDNTLRLVMEEGGFLYSSDSYADDLPYWVKGAKEEPFLIIPYTLDTNDMRFATPQGFNSGDHFFTYLKDAFDVLYQEGAEGAPKMMSVGLHCRLVGRPGRAAALRRFIEYVLSHDKVWIPQRIEIARHWHDHHKPVAP; encoded by the coding sequence ATGATTTCCGACAATTACTCCCGCAATCTGGTGGGCTATGGCCGTAACGTTCCCGATCCGAAATGGCCGGGCGGCGCGCGTATCGCCGTGCAATTCGTCATCAATTACGAGGAGGGTGGCGAAAGCTGCATTCTCGACAATGACAAGGCCTCGGAATCGCTGCTGTCGGAAATCGTTGGCGCCCAACCCTGGCCGGGCCAGCGCAACCTGAACATGGAATCAATCTATGAATATGGCTCGCGCGCCGGCTTCTGGCGGCTGTGGCGCATGTTCACAAGTCTTGGCGTCACCACCACCGTTTATGGCGTGACCGCCGCCATGGCCCGCAATCCGGAAGCCGTCGCGGCCATGAAGGAAGCCGGCTGGGAAATTGCCAGCCACGGTTATCGCTGGCTGGAATACAAGGATTTCTCCGAAGAGGAAGAGCGCAAACATATAACCGAAGCGGTGCGCCTGCATAAGGAGGTGACCGGTGAACGGCCCTACGGCATGTATCAGGGCAAGCCTTCGGACAATACGCTGCGCCTCGTCATGGAAGAGGGCGGTTTTCTCTATTCGTCCGATTCTTATGCCGACGATCTACCCTATTGGGTGAAGGGCGCGAAAGAAGAGCCTTTCCTGATCATTCCTTATACGCTTGACACCAACGACATGCGTTTCGCCACGCCGCAGGGTTTCAATTCCGGTGACCATTTCTTCACCTATCTGAAAGATGCCTTCGACGTGCTTTATCAGGAAGGCGCTGAAGGCGCGCCGAAGATGATGAGCGTCGGCCTGCATTGCCGCCTTGTCGGCCGTCCCGGCCGCGCCGCGGCGTTGCGCCGTTTCATCGAATATGTGCTCAGCCATGACAAGGTGTGGATCCCGCAGCGGATCGAGATCGCCCGGCACTGGCATGACCATCACAAGCCGGTGGCTCCGTGA
- a CDS encoding metallophosphoesterase family protein yields the protein MIFAAIADIHGNCAALEAVLEDIARLGIKDIVNLGDCFSGPLEAGFTGDVLVGNWIPSIRGNHDRELIERAPEDMGSWERPAHAQMTAAHLDWLQTLPFSLVFKDVAYCCHGSPHGDLDYWLETLSPEGVLKLRPLTEIEARAEGITQPLMLCGHTHIPRAVQLSDGRLIVNPGSVGCPGWKDDTPFDHHVEAGHPLASYAVVEETGRGWQVYFRNIRYDNLAMAEMARVNGIPYLADALENGWLRKRT from the coding sequence ATGATCTTTGCCGCCATTGCCGATATTCACGGAAACTGCGCTGCGCTTGAAGCCGTGCTTGAGGATATCGCCAGGCTTGGCATCAAGGATATCGTCAATCTCGGTGATTGTTTCAGCGGGCCGCTGGAGGCGGGTTTCACCGGTGATGTGCTGGTCGGCAACTGGATCCCCAGCATTCGCGGCAATCACGACCGGGAATTGATCGAGCGGGCGCCGGAGGATATGGGCAGCTGGGAAAGGCCGGCCCATGCGCAGATGACTGCTGCGCACCTGGACTGGCTGCAAACCCTGCCCTTCAGCTTGGTATTCAAGGACGTCGCCTATTGCTGCCACGGCTCGCCGCACGGCGATCTCGACTATTGGCTGGAAACGCTGTCGCCGGAAGGCGTGCTGAAACTGCGGCCGCTCACCGAAATCGAGGCGAGGGCGGAAGGTATAACGCAGCCGCTGATGCTGTGCGGCCATACCCATATTCCCCGCGCGGTGCAGCTTTCCGATGGCCGGCTGATCGTCAATCCCGGTAGCGTCGGCTGCCCCGGCTGGAAGGACGATACGCCCTTCGATCATCACGTCGAGGCCGGTCATCCGCTTGCCAGCTATGCGGTGGTGGAAGAAACCGGGCGCGGCTGGCAGGTCTATTTCCGGAATATCCGCTACGACAATCTGGCCATGGCCGAGATGGCGCGAGTCAACGGCATTCCGTATCTGGCCGATGCTCTGGAGAATGGCTGGCTTCGCAAACGGACTTGA
- a CDS encoding HepT-like ribonuclease domain-containing protein, which produces MSTDRLLLYLKEMDVAASRIRDFIQDMDEAAFSSDTRTQMAVMMGLALIGEAVAKLDKHYPAFLQQHPEIPWIKMKGMRNLIVHDYFRAELSVVWKTITQSIPDLQARLSLLRNWHAQGE; this is translated from the coding sequence ATGAGTACGGATCGGCTTCTGCTCTATCTGAAGGAGATGGATGTCGCCGCGTCCAGAATACGGGATTTCATTCAGGACATGGATGAGGCCGCTTTTTCCTCCGACACGCGTACGCAGATGGCGGTCATGATGGGGCTTGCCCTCATTGGCGAGGCGGTTGCCAAACTCGACAAGCACTACCCCGCGTTTTTACAGCAGCACCCGGAAATCCCCTGGATAAAGATGAAGGGTATGCGCAATCTGATCGTGCATGATTATTTCCGGGCGGAGCTCTCGGTTGTCTGGAAAACGATAACGCAGAGCATTCCGGATTTACAGGCGCGTCTCTCCCTCCTCAGAAACTGGCATGCCCAAGGTGAATGA
- a CDS encoding DUF1045 domain-containing protein, whose protein sequence is MRYAIHFTPTPNDPLTQAAAAWLGRDAYSGQAVEPPGMIDLGMQEISYHTALPRRYGFHGTIKAPFRLAEGHSEAALLRDLMYFSGKQDPFTLPQLVVARHGNVFSLVPERPCEVLHFFAARVVQEFDRYRAPLSEAEIERADPDRLSASQLTNLHRWGSPHVMDEFRFQMSLTGGVEPASSQRVERAVRKVFEPLLTRELQFSSLALFIEDEPGAPFRVHSLHPMGRVSARKIA, encoded by the coding sequence ATGCGATACGCCATTCATTTCACGCCTACCCCCAATGACCCCCTGACGCAGGCAGCCGCCGCGTGGTTGGGGCGCGATGCCTATTCCGGTCAGGCGGTGGAGCCGCCGGGCATGATCGATCTCGGCATGCAGGAGATTTCATACCACACGGCGCTGCCGCGCCGTTACGGTTTCCATGGCACGATCAAGGCGCCTTTCCGGCTTGCCGAGGGCCACTCCGAGGCCGCGCTGTTGCGCGACCTGATGTATTTTTCCGGCAAGCAGGACCCTTTCACGCTTCCACAACTCGTGGTGGCAAGGCATGGGAATGTCTTCAGCCTCGTTCCCGAGCGCCCCTGCGAAGTGCTGCATTTTTTTGCCGCCCGCGTGGTGCAGGAATTCGACCGCTACCGCGCGCCGCTGTCCGAGGCGGAAATCGAGCGGGCGGATCCGGACCGGCTTTCAGCCTCGCAGCTCACCAACCTGCATCGCTGGGGCAGCCCGCATGTGATGGATGAGTTCCGGTTCCAGATGTCGCTGACGGGCGGTGTTGAGCCTGCCAGCAGCCAGAGAGTCGAGCGTGCCGTTCGCAAGGTTTTCGAGCCGCTGCTGACCCGGGAACTGCAATTTTCCAGCCTTGCGCTCTTCATCGAGGATGAGCCGGGTGCGCCCTTCCGGGTGCATTCGCTGCATCCCATGGGCCGCGTTTCCGCCCGCAAGATTGCCTGA
- a CDS encoding nucleotidyltransferase family protein — protein MRPSEVLEKNREAIREATKRFNAANPRVFGSVARGEDRPDSDLDILVDALPGATLFDLGGLLEELKALLGVEVDVVTSGGLHSDIKARVLKEAKAV, from the coding sequence ATGAGACCCTCCGAGGTACTGGAAAAGAACAGGGAAGCGATCCGCGAAGCGACGAAGCGCTTCAACGCGGCAAACCCCCGCGTGTTCGGCTCCGTTGCCCGCGGTGAGGACCGGCCGGACAGCGATCTCGATATTCTGGTGGATGCATTGCCGGGTGCCACCTTGTTTGATCTGGGCGGTTTACTGGAGGAACTGAAGGCGCTGCTTGGTGTCGAGGTCGACGTCGTCACCTCAGGCGGTCTGCATTCGGATATAAAGGCGCGCGTGCTGAAGGAAGCCAAAGCGGTATGA
- a CDS encoding TetR/AcrR family transcriptional regulator, whose translation MTNAHERKKQPEIVRRSLLDCAAKLAADQGVAALSIQAVADAAGVTKGGLFHHFPSKHALLEAVMADLLSALDAEIDALISQDCEAYGCFTRAYLRAVFDDRDRDSGRQWAAISVSMVGEPSLRRMWTSWVEGRLARHKDTDDGVVLEMVRLAADGIWFADLLADDGRAGGDRAALKARMIAQTTKETER comes from the coding sequence ATGACAAATGCTCACGAACGAAAGAAGCAGCCCGAGATCGTGCGTCGCAGCCTCCTTGACTGCGCGGCGAAACTTGCTGCGGATCAGGGTGTTGCGGCACTTTCCATACAGGCTGTGGCCGATGCGGCCGGGGTGACGAAGGGTGGGCTGTTCCACCATTTTCCCTCCAAGCACGCCTTGCTGGAGGCCGTCATGGCCGACCTTCTTTCGGCGCTGGACGCGGAAATCGATGCGCTCATCTCACAGGATTGTGAAGCTTACGGATGCTTCACGCGGGCCTATTTGAGGGCGGTTTTCGATGATCGTGACCGGGATTCGGGCAGGCAATGGGCGGCAATCTCGGTTTCCATGGTCGGTGAACCGTCGCTTCGGCGTATGTGGACCAGCTGGGTCGAGGGGCGTCTTGCCCGTCATAAAGATACGGATGACGGGGTGGTACTGGAGATGGTGCGGCTTGCGGCTGACGGCATCTGGTTTGCCGATCTTCTGGCCGATGATGGCAGGGCAGGTGGCGACAGGGCGGCTCTCAAGGCCCGGATGATCGCCCAGACGACAAAGGAAACGGAACGATGA
- the uraD gene encoding 2-oxo-4-hydroxy-4-carboxy-5-ureidoimidazoline decarboxylase codes for MSARQEFVARFGGVFEHSPFIAERAYDAGAVEGDLTAKVVHAALTAQFRAASEAERLGVLRAHPDLAGKLAIAGELTADSRNEQAGAGLDRLSPAEHARFTELNSAYTQKFGFPFIIAVKGLNRHDILSAFETRIGNGAAEEFETATAQVEKIAWLRLSAMLPEG; via the coding sequence ATGTCGGCGCGGCAGGAATTTGTCGCCCGGTTCGGTGGCGTGTTCGAACATTCGCCCTTCATCGCCGAGCGGGCCTATGATGCCGGCGCGGTCGAGGGAGATTTGACGGCGAAGGTGGTTCACGCCGCACTCACCGCGCAGTTTCGTGCCGCTTCCGAGGCTGAAAGGCTCGGCGTGTTGCGGGCGCATCCCGATCTTGCCGGCAAGCTGGCGATTGCGGGCGAGCTGACGGCCGATAGCCGCAACGAACAGGCCGGTGCGGGGCTCGATCGGCTTTCGCCGGCGGAACATGCGCGTTTTACCGAGCTGAACAGCGCGTATACCCAGAAATTCGGCTTTCCCTTCATCATCGCAGTCAAGGGGCTGAACAGGCACGATATTCTTTCCGCCTTCGAGACGCGCATCGGCAACGGCGCAGCCGAAGAATTTGAGACGGCGACGGCGCAGGTGGAAAAGATCGCCTGGCTTCGCCTTTCCGCGATGCTGCCGGAGGGCTGA
- a CDS encoding type II toxin-antitoxin system Phd/YefM family antitoxin translates to MRTVMFSKARESLASLLDEVSQDRVTVEIVRRDKPSAVLIDKDEYEGLMETLHLCSSPENFARLRKSMSDVDGGVFESHDLID, encoded by the coding sequence ATGCGTACCGTCATGTTTTCAAAAGCACGCGAATCCCTTGCATCGCTTCTAGATGAAGTATCGCAAGACCGTGTGACCGTGGAAATCGTGCGGCGCGACAAGCCGTCCGCCGTTCTTATCGATAAGGACGAATATGAAGGCTTGATGGAAACCTTGCATCTCTGCTCGTCACCCGAGAATTTCGCCAGACTTAGAAAGTCGATGTCCGACGTGGATGGCGGCGTTTTCGAAAGCCACGATCTGATCGACTGA
- a CDS encoding D-alanyl-D-alanine carboxypeptidase, protein MAGTWVFALAFFCAILSLQASPAQAGYAHFIMDANTGKVLASRNADVLNHPASLTKMMTLYMTFEALHAGRIRWDQKIKMSKNGAAVIPSKLYVRQGQTFTVREAVYGMIVKSANDMAEGMGDHLGGSEARFAEMMTRKARQLGMSKTVFRNASGLPSKSQVTTARDMAKLGLALQRDFPKEYDLFAMESFSFRGKRIRGHNNLMYRYRGMDGIKTGYTNASGFNLVSAINDNGRRVVGVVLGGKTARSRDAQMAALLDKAVPQASRSRNTEQLVASANVSRTFDVPPAAVPTASVPLPMFAERRSDPVAMQIATANNQMADMIQVSAIPKPSPAAAIGQLAGQRSRWEVQIAAADSEAAARSLLANARSNIGSYAGIAPYTEAVQSGSATLYRARFTGFEDQSSAVSACKELKAQSYACVVMNSEG, encoded by the coding sequence ATGGCGGGAACATGGGTCTTCGCGCTCGCCTTCTTTTGCGCGATCCTCTCATTGCAGGCATCGCCGGCGCAGGCCGGCTACGCCCATTTCATCATGGATGCCAACACCGGCAAGGTTCTGGCGTCCCGCAATGCCGATGTGCTGAACCACCCCGCTTCGCTCACCAAGATGATGACGCTTTACATGACCTTCGAGGCGCTGCATGCCGGCCGCATTCGCTGGGATCAGAAGATAAAGATGTCCAAGAATGGTGCAGCCGTCATCCCCTCCAAGCTTTATGTGCGTCAGGGCCAGACCTTCACCGTGCGCGAAGCGGTTTATGGCATGATCGTCAAATCCGCCAATGACATGGCGGAAGGCATGGGCGACCACCTCGGCGGCTCCGAAGCAAGGTTTGCCGAGATGATGACCCGCAAGGCCCGCCAGCTCGGCATGTCGAAAACGGTGTTCCGCAACGCTTCCGGCCTGCCCAGCAAATCGCAGGTAACGACTGCGCGTGATATGGCGAAGCTTGGCCTTGCGCTGCAGCGCGACTTCCCCAAGGAATATGACCTCTTCGCCATGGAATCCTTCAGCTTCCGGGGAAAACGCATCCGTGGCCACAACAATCTGATGTATCGTTACCGGGGCATGGATGGCATCAAGACCGGTTACACCAACGCGTCCGGCTTCAACCTCGTCAGCGCCATCAATGACAATGGCCGCCGCGTCGTCGGCGTCGTGCTGGGCGGCAAGACCGCGCGCAGCCGCGATGCGCAGATGGCGGCCCTTCTCGACAAGGCCGTGCCGCAGGCATCGAGAAGCCGCAACACCGAACAGCTCGTCGCCAGCGCCAATGTCAGCCGCACCTTCGATGTGCCGCCCGCAGCCGTCCCGACCGCATCGGTACCATTGCCGATGTTTGCCGAACGCCGCTCCGACCCCGTTGCCATGCAGATCGCCACGGCCAACAACCAGATGGCCGACATGATCCAGGTCTCCGCCATTCCGAAACCCTCCCCCGCTGCTGCGATTGGCCAGCTTGCGGGCCAGAGAAGCCGCTGGGAAGTGCAGATTGCCGCTGCCGATAGCGAAGCCGCCGCCCGCTCGCTGCTTGCCAATGCGCGCTCCAACATCGGCAGCTATGCCGGGATCGCCCCCTATACCGAAGCGGTGCAAAGCGGCTCGGCAACGCTCTACCGCGCCCGCTTCACCGGCTTTGAAGACCAGTCTTCGGCGGTTTCCGCCTGCAAGGAACTGAAGGCGCAGTCCTACGCCTGCGTGGTGATGAACAGCGAGGGGTGA